The window TCTTCTTGCGCTTTGATCCACAGCAGCGTGGCATCGGCCTTGGCTTGCTTCAGGCTGTCGCCTTCGGCCATCCATTTAGGCCAAAGTTTGTTGGTTTCGGCCAACCATTCGGGTTTCGGCAAACTGCCTGCAATTGCGGTTTCAAACATTCATGTGCTCCTGAAAATTCACGGTTTTAAATTAAATTCTTGCGCCAACAACGCGTAAGAGTGCAGCTGTGCTTGAGGGTCGTGGGTCCACGTGATCACCACCAATTCGTCCAATGCCAGTCTGTCGGCCAATGCACGCAGCTTGTTGCTGACTGTAGCGGCACTGCCTACCAAGGCATTGGCCTTCAACGCGTCCAAGGCCATCTGCTCAGCGGGCGAATAGTCACGCTCGGCTTGATCTGGGGGCAACATAGGACCAATGCGACCCAAGTTGCGGTCCATGCGCCAGCGCGCACGGCTTTTGAACAAATGCCAAGCTTGTTCATCGGTATCCGCCGCCAAAGCCCAAACACACAAAGTGGCCTTGGGCTTGTCCAAACTGGCGCTGGGCCGGAAGGTCTCACGGTACATGTGCAAAGCTTGCTCGGCACCTTGCCCGTCAGTGATGAACCAAGCAAATGCGTATGGCAAACCCAAATGAGCTGCCAACTGCGCGCCGTAATCCGAACTGCCCAACATCCAAATGTCTGGCGAGGTGGCCGATTGCGGATAGGCAAAGACACCATGCCCCGGATGACCCACAGGCAAGGGCTGCCCCTTCACCCAGGCTTGGAGTTCCATTACTTGCTGCGGAAAATTTTCGCTGGCGTAGCGATCGGGATTGAGCAACTGTGCGGTTTTGCCATCACTGCCTGGCGCACGGCCAACGCCCAAATCGATGCGGCCGGGTGCCAACGCATCGAGCACCCTGAACTGTTCTGCAACTTTGAGCGATGCGTAGTGCGGCAGCATGACGCCGGCACTGCCGATGCGAATACGCTGCGTTTGGGTGGCGATGGCCGCCATCAAAATCTCAGGCGCAGTGCCCACAATGCTGGGGTGCGCGTGGTGCTCACTGACCCAAAAGCGAGCGTACCCCAAACGCTCGGCAGCCTGAGCCAACGCCAGTGTTTGCCGAATGGACGCATCTTGACCACGACCCGCCATGGCCACCGATTGATCCAAAACAGAAAGCTTCAAACTCATTGAAAAATGACTCGCAACATGGGCAAAATAAAATTCAGGCCTTGGCCATTTCAGCCTCTTGCAAGGCACGCCACATCACTTTGCCACTGCCACTCTTGGGCAGCGCATCGATGAACTCGACCACGCGCGGAACTTTGTAGACCGCCATCGTCTCACGGCACCAATCGATGATGTCTTGCTCACTCACCTGCCCTTTGTGCGTGCTGCGCAGCACCACCACGGCCTTGACGGACTCACCGCGGTAGGCATCCTTGGTCGAAATGATGCAAGCCTCTTGGATGGCAGGATGCTTGAACATCAGCGCTTCAACTTCTGCAGGCCACACCTTGAAACCACTGGCATTGATCATGCGCTTCAACCGGTCGGTCATGAAGAAATAACCTTCTTCATCAATTCGGCCCATGTCGCCCGATCGGAAAAACGATTTGCCATCACGTTCAAAGAATGCACTGGCTGTGGCCTCGGGGCGTTTCCAATAACCTTTAAAAACCTGCGGGCCCGAAATCACAATCTCGCCCGACTCACCTTGCGGCAATTCCCTCAGTGTTTCGGGGTCCACCACGCGCGCATCAACACTCATGAAAGGAATGCCCAAACATTGTTTCTTGGGCGCATCGGGAGGGTTGGTGTGCGAAGGTGCAGCGGTCTCGGTCAAACCGTAGCCTTCAATGTATTTCAAGCCAAACTGATCCAACAATCTTTGCGCCACCGCTTCGGGCATGGCGGCGCCGCCGCCGCCAATGTTGACCAAACTGCTGAGATCAAACTGCGCCATGTTGGGGCTGCCCAACAAATCAATCACCATGGTGGGAATGTTGGTCCAATGCGTGATCTTCCATTTGGAAATGAGACGTCCGGCCAAATCACGGTCCCATCTAGGCATCAAGACCAAGGTGGCGCCAATGTAAATCGATGAATGCATCACACTGACCATGCCCGTGATGTGAAACATCGGCACCACGCAAAGCGTTTTGTTCTCGGGCGTACCAGCCGCCCAAATGCCGCTGGCCATGGCGTTGTGCATGATGGTGCCGTGGGTATGCATGCAACCCTTAGGCAAACCCGTGGTGCCACTGGTGTAGGGCAACACAGCCAAATCTTCTGGCTTGGCGGTCACAGGCCCCAAGTCGATGGCGGTTTGCAACGCCTCGGTCCATGCATGGACTTGTCCGCCGTCTAATACTGGTAAAGCATGCACAGTGCATAGCCAATCTTTCCAAGCGTTGGGCAAGTCGTCCGGCCCCATTCCCTTAGGGTCAAAAACATCGGTGAATTGTGTCACCAACAAATGATGAAGTCGTTGATCCTTCTCCAAGGCATTGCTGGCGGCCGCCAATTCTGAAGCCAGGTCGGCCGTGGTCACAGCCACTTTGGTATCAGGGTCCAGAATGTAATGCTTCAACTCTTCCATGCGGTTCATGGGGTTGACGGGCACGACAACAGCGTCGAGTCGCAAAATTGCAAAGTGCGTGATGACCAATTGAGGACAGTTTTGCATGTCCAACACCACGCGGTCGCCCTTTTGGACGCCTATCTTGCGCAGAGCGGACGCAATGCTTTCGGCTTGGTGCATGAATTGCGCATAGGTCCATGTTTGGCCCATGAACACCAAGGCCTCTTTGCTTGGAAAACGCAAAGCACTGATTTGCAAATTCATCCACAAAGATGTTTGCGGTGCCGTCAATTGATGGGGCAAACGTTTGGGCCAAAAAGCATGATGGGCGGGCATTCAGTGCGTCTCCAACAGAATACGAAACAGGGCAATTCATTGTTCTTGCAATGGCTTACGCCATTTTGCACAAGACATCCTAATGCCGTATGAGTGAATGGAACATCCCCAGAGTCCCTAAGGAGACGAAAGCTTCATCACGTAGAAGAGCGCAAATGAAAGTCAATGTATGCATCTGCAAGAGACAAGGAACTCCATTCGCGATAAATTGAGGCTTTCCAAAGAAGACATGCATGGACTCTCACCCCACACCCGCTTGCTGCGGCACCAGCAAAGCCGCTGAACTGCTTCAGCTTTCGGTCGGCACGGTCCAAAGCTTGGTCGACAAAAACATCCTCAACGCCTGGGTCACTGAAGGGGGCCATCGGCGTATCTCACTTGAATCCATTCACAACTATCAGGTTCAGCAGCAAAAGTTGCCCGCCCTCGAGCGGCTCATCAACGACCGCCTCAGGGTCATGGTGGTCGACGACGACGACGTTACCCGGCACATGTTGCAAGACACTTGCCTAGCGGTCCACACCCAAATCGACTGCAGTGCGTGGGCCTCTGCCATTGAGGCCCTGCTTCAATTGCCCTTGTTCAAACCCCACATCCTTTTTTTGGACTTGCTGATGCCCCAGGTTGATGGTTGGGAAATGGTTCGACAAGTCAAACTCAAGGAAGATTACTCGAATGTTCAAATATTCACCTACTCGGCACTCAGTCCGGATGAACTCCAAGAGCGAGGTGGGCCTCCGAAAGACGCAAGTTTCTTGCCTAAGCCACTCGACCTGGGATGGTTAAAGGGGTATTTGCTGGGCATGATGTCGCCCCAAACGCGGGTGTGAAGCCTAGAGCAACCAAACTTCAAAGGCGTTGCAAAGGTGTCGCAAACACAGTGCAAATGAAACGCCCATGAAAAACGCACCCGAAGGTGCGTTTTTGCTTTTTGGCGGAGTGGACGTCTTACGCATCCATACTCACCAAACTCCATTAAGCTCTATTTTTCCTCTGAAACAGGCCATTTCATTGGTAATTAACTCTTGCAGGATCCAGCAAGCTCCAATAAAATCTCGATCATAGTGGAGGGTAAATAGGTGGGTAGGATTGCCGCAAAACCATTGACTGCCAAGCAAGTCGAGAGCGAAAAGCATGACGGCTATTACGCCGATGGCGCATGTCCGGGCTTGAACCTTCAAGTGGCTAAAGGTCAAAGCCGAATCACACGAAGCTGGGTGTTTCGGTATACATCTCCCACCACCAGAAAACGTCGGGAACTTGGGCTGGGCTCAACCCGAGTGCGCTCACTAGCAGACGCCAGAAAGCTGGCAAATGACTACCGTCTTCAGGTGCTCAATGGTCAAGACCCCAAAGATGAGCGAGACAAGCAACGAGCTGTGGCGGTGGCTGCGCGCGCTCACCGTATCACTTTTGATGAAGCCGTGAGCAAATGTCTAGAGACCAAGTCGCTGGAGTGGAAAAACGTCAAGCACGGGCAACAGTGGATCAATACCCTTACAACCTACGCAAGCCCGTTACTGGGTAAGCAGCCGGTTGAACTGATTACCACTGACTTGGTATACAAGGTTTTGGAGCCTATTTGGGTCACCAAGACGGAAACAGCAACGCGTGTGCGTCAGCGTATTGAAGTTGTGTTGGACTGGTGCAAAGCCCGAGGCTACTTCAATGGCGAGAATCCAGCGCGCCTGAAGGGTGCCCTAGGCGAGTTGCTCCCGAAGGCGCAGAAAATCAAGAAGGTAGAACACCATGCTGCTATCCATTACACACAAGTGCACGAGTTTGTTACGGCATTGCATGCCATGTCTGGCACTGCCCCGCTGGCACTGGAATTCATGTTGCTGACGGCAGCCAGAACTGGCGAAGCGGTCGGTGCCCGCTGGGATGAAATTGACATGGCAGCCAAGGTCTGGACGGTGCCTGCTGAACGCATGAAGGCGGGCAGAGAACACCGGGTGCCGCTTTGTAGTCGTGCGGTAGAGATTCTGAAAACCATGCAGGCCGCGCAGCAGAACGACTTCGTGTTCCCGGGACACTCGATCCAGAAGAACCCTCACCTTTCAACGGGTGCGTTCTTGGCGGTCTTCAACCGGCTTCCGAAGTTCAAGGGCTACACGCCACATGGCCTGCGAAGCTGCTTCCGTGACTGGGCCTCTGAGCGCACTCAGTTTCATAACGAAACGTTGGAATTAGCCCTTGCACACACCATCAAAAACAAGGCCGAGGCGGCTTACAGGCGACAGGACCAACTTGAAAAGCGGGCGAAATTAATGCAGCAGTGGCAGCAGCACATTGAAACCGCCAACCAACCGCCATCGATCATTTCCCTGCAAACTAAAAAAAGATGACGACTAACTTCAGATGGCCAAACCAACTCGGGCACGGCACTAGTAAGCAAGTGCCAATAGTTGCCGAAAACGATCGCTATGTTCTGGTGAATAAAAAAATAAACGCCAAAACCGGCAGACAAAAAACGGCCAGCTCATCCGATGGGCTCATTGACATTGCAGTAGCTGTCGAAATGCGTTTGATACCAAACGCAGGACTGCCCGGGATTCTGCATCACATGAATCGAAAACGTGTCCAGCGACTGCTTAAGCACAATACAGTAGTGAAGGTAAAGCCAAAGAATGCGACTCTTCAGGGCACGCACCGCACACAAGCATTGCTTAAGCTTGCTGACAAAGCGTTATCAACAGTAATCGGCCAAGAATATTGGTCAGCAAATCAACATCTTGGCCCTAGGGCCGCGCTCAGTACTACGCGCGTAATCGACTGGATAAAAACCAACCTCGAAAACCAAAGCAGCCCTCTCTGTAACGAACTCGTCGGCACTCCCTATGAAGACCTGATTGGTCTTCGCCGAACAAAAAGGTGGTGGCTTGATTTATTTGATCTTCGTAAAAATATGCAGAGTAATCTGACGCCGTAGAAATGGACACCTAAAGTCCCACCCATGTTTAGCTAAGCCTTAAAGGAGGGCAAGAAACATGGATGCGAAACCTAATTCACTGCGCGTAGTTCGTATGCAAGAGGTAACTGAACGGGTATCTCTTGCCCCCAGCACCATTTACGGTCTGGTTCAAACCGGAAAATTTCCGGCTCCCTTCAAAATCACCCCTGGAGGGCGAGCTGCTGGCTGGCTTCTTGGGGACATTGAGGGCTGGTTGATTTCTCGCACAGAAAAGGGAGGTCAGCATGAGTGACCTGCAACCCACCCCAAAATTTGACGTAAGCACTTTACGGTTGCCCCAGAATTTTGGGGAAACACTGGGCGTAAAGAAATTGATTACCCACATTCCTGTGAGTAAGCCCGGAGCAGAACGATTTTTTCGGGCACACCCTTCCGTGTCAATGCAGTTTGAAAGCTTGATCTACGAAGATAAAAGTTCACGGGACGTTTATGTTGTTCTACCAGCATTGGGCGATGCACTCGGCCGACTGGCTAAGCCGGTCGTTCTATATCTTGCCGTGGACAGAAGGGGTAACCCATTTTTGATTCCCGTCCCGCTACCCGGTCCTAACGGGTCAAGGTACCCGTGGCACGAATCTTTAGCCATGGCCGTTGAAAAGTCGAAAACGGATTGGGTACGGATTGCGGCCAACATGACTGCTGGCGTATATGACCTGTTTGTAGCTTCGGCAGATTTGCCCCCTCCCGAGTGGCCAGATATGGAAATGGATGCAATCGTGCAGATCGCTTTCGGTGGAAAAATCATCGATACCATCCAACACCCCGTGATCCAAGCGTTGCAGGGTAAGGTATGAAAGCGATTGACCGATTCCCCAAAGGCATCTACCTTATCGACTTCGAGTTTCACCCCGTGGATCATCGCGAAGGCAATCCACCTAGACCAGTGTGTCTTGCTGTCAGGGAGTACATCACCGGGAGAGTTTGGCGGTATTGGGGCGACGAATTACAAGTCATGAAAGAGGCCCCCTTCCCTTGTAGGGAAGGGGCGTTGACAGTTGCCTACTTTGCTAGTGCCGAGATGGATTGCTTCATAGCACTAAGTTGGGAATTGCCGCTCAACCTACTTGACCTGTATGTAGAGTTTCGCTCGCGAACCAATGGGCAACCGACCCCATATGGTGCCGGCTTGGTGGGGGCGCTGACGTTCTATGGTTTCCCCACAATGGAGTCTGCACAAAAAGATGAAATGCGCTTGCTTGTACTGAGTGGGGGGCCTTGGGAAGCTGAAGATAAAAAAGCGATCCAAGACTACTGCCAAAGCGATGTCGATGCGATGCGCCCACTTTTAAGATTTCTTTATTCGCAAATCGATTGGCCCCGCGCGCTACACCGAGGTCGTTACATGAAAGCTGTAGCAAGAATGCAGTCAGTCGGCGTACCTATTGATACAGAGGCCTTGCGGGCATGCATAGAAAACTGGGATGTCATAAAAGAGAAGCTGATTGCGAGCATTGATTCTGACTACGGTGTGTTTGATGGGCAAACTTTCAAAGCTTCACTTTGGGCCGCATATCTCGAACGTAACAATATCCAGTGGCCCCGATTGGATTCGGGCTCTCTCGCCCTAGATGATGAAACTTTTCGTCAGCAATCAAAGGCGTTTCCACAGGTTGCACCCATTCGAGAGTTACGGTCGGCATTGTCAGAAATGCGACTTGCAAGCCTTACCGTTGGGTGCGATGGCCGAAATCGCTGCTTGCTCTCACCCTTCGCCTCGCGTACCGGCAGAAATCAACCATCAAACTCAAAGTTTATTTTTGGCCCATCTGTCTGGATGCGGTCACTCATCAAACCAAGACCTGGATTTGGGGTAGCGTACATTGACTACGCCCAGCAAGAGTTTGGGATAGCTGCGGCACTTTCCGACGACTTTGCAATGCAAGAAGCATATAGAAGTGGTGACCCTTATCTTGCATTTGCAAAGCAAGCTGGTGCAGTTCCGTTGCACGCAACAAAGAAAACACATGCTTCTGAGCGAGAGCAGTTCAAAGCTTGTGTTCTTGCCGTTCAATATGGCATGGGGGCGGAGGCACTGGCGCAGCGAATTGGTCAACCTGTCGCCCGCGCTAGACAATTACTTGAACTACACCGCCGCACCTATCCAAAGTTTTGGAGGTGGTCAGATGCAACAGTAGATGAGGCACAGCTCAACGGTCGCCTCTGGACTGTGTTTGGCTGGGAAATACGCCCATCACACCCGTTCAACCCAAGAAGCTTGCGCAACTTTCCCATGCAAGCAAACGGCGCAGAGATGCTTCGGCTTGCTTGCATCTTCCTCACTGAAGCCGGCATCCGAGTATGCGCCCCGGTGCACGATGCATTAATGATCGAATCCACCTTAGATGTACTCGACGCAACCGTTGCCGAGGCTCAAAAACTTATGGCCGAAGCAAGCGCTGCCGTCCTCGGAGGCTTCGAATTAAACAGCGATGTGAAGATCATTCGGTACCCAGCCCGATTCATGGATGAGCGAGGCGAATTAATGTGGAATAAGGTGATGGGCTTAATCGAACACGCCAATACGAAACCACTGGCTGAGTGCCAAGGGTAGCACTGGCTTACTCCCCTCCCCGTCCAATCTATTTATTTGTCTTAGATATATATGTACCCCAATGACCGATTAGTGCCGACTGTAAAGTTGAATTACTCAGCGGCTAACGGGTTCCAAGCTACTAAACGCGAGGGACTGTTTATCAAAGGGCCAATTCCGATGTCATGGCTTTCTTCAGCAGCAAAGCTGCCGGGTAAGGGGTTCCATGTGGCATTAGCGCTCTTCTGGCTTGCTGGCATGAAGCCACAGGGCAAAGTCAAGATGACGCGTCAGGCCCAGAACCTTTTCAACGTCTCGGATGACGCCTACAGAGACGCACTGCCAAGATTGGAAGAGGCGGGGTTAATCAAGGTTTGGCGTGCTCCGGGACAGCGTGCGCAAGTCGAGATTGCTCACCACATTACCCAAGCAACTGAACCCGGTCCTTGAGGTCCTTGGTTAATTAATTTTTCGTCGCCTCGTTTGACCCCCCTATTACTATGCAAATCGATGTCTAGGAACTTGACAATGACAACTGCTGGAGGGCGCATCCGCTGCACTCAATGTCAAGCGCTGGCCAAGAGTACCCAGCAACAGTGCCGACGACCTGCAACTAGTGGCAAGCGTGTTTGCAAACTACATGGCGGTAATTCCACGGGTCCCAAGACTCTGGAAGGCCGACAGCGTTGCGCTGAGGCACGACTGGTACACGGGCAAGAAACTGCCAGAAATCGAAAAAATCGCAGCCTCGCCAGCGCCCGATTGGCGGTACTAGAGTGGGCCGGTCACTCGCTGCAGATCATGCATGGCCCCCGTACTCGAGGACCGAAACCCGTCCGTATGGATGAGGTTGAGTTAGAGCTTCAGCAAGCAGTGTGCCAAATCTTGCTTCGAACATACGCGAAAAATTACCCATAGAAAGTTTTGGACGACCTGTTGTAGCGGCCTGAACGCGCAAGTTTGAGGCCATACGCTGGCCACCAAGGAGAACCCCAGTGACTGAACCCGTCGTGGCCCGCGTGGCCGCCCTCAAAACCGCTAGTACCGCCGAGCTCAAGCAGATGTGGCGGGACCTCTTCCACCAGGACGCGCCCCCGTTCAACCGCCGCTTCCTTGAAACACGCCTGGCGTACCGCATCCAGGAGTTGGCCTACGGAGGCCTGAAGCGCGAGACTGCAAAGCGCCTTGAACTGCTGGGCGAACAACTCGATGGCGGCAAGCAGGAGGTCCGGCGCCGTCGGCTGGACAACCGCCCGATCGCCGGGACTCGACTGATCCGCGAATGGCAAGGCACACCTTGCGAGGTCGTGGTGGGTGTCGACCACTTCGACTACCAGGGCCGGCGGTACAAATCTCTGTCGAGCATCGCGCGCGCCATTACTGGCACCAACCGCAACGGGTGGGCCTTCTTCGGGCTAAGCTCGGCAAGGAGCACCGCATGACGGCAGAGCGACGCCTGATCTGCGCCATCTACACGCGCAAGTCCACAGAAGAGGGACTCGACCAGAACTTCAACTCGCTGGACGCGCAGCGTGATGCCTGTGAGAACTACATCGCCAGCCAAAAATCAGAGGGCTGGCTCATGGCGCGGGAGCGCTACGACGACGGGGGCTACTCCGGCGGCAACATGGAGCGCCCGGGCCTCAAAAAACTGCTGGACGACGTCCGCAGCGGCATGGTCGACATCATCGTCGTCTACAAAATCGACCGGCTGTCGCGATCACTCGCCGACTTTGCCAAGCTGGTCGAGATCTTTGATGAGCACAAGGTCACCTTCGTATCGGTGACGCAAGCCTTCAACACCACCACTTCCATGGGCCGGCTGACGTTGAACATCCTGCTGTCCTTTGCCCAGTTCGAGCGCGAGTTGGCTGGCGAGCGGGTGCGCGACAAGATTGCTGCCTCACGCCAGCGCGGTATCTGGATGGGTGGAATGCCACCCCTGGGCTATGACGTTTCAGACCGCAAGCTGATTCCCAACCCGCAAGAAGCGAAGATCGTCCGGGAAATGTTCACGAGGTTTGCCGCGATGTCATCGATGGCCACGCTCGTGAGAGATATGCGCGCCAAGGGCGTCACATCCAAGTCGTGGACTACCGCCAAGGGGATCGAACGCCAAGGCAAGCTGATCACCAAGGGCTACGTCTACAAGGTGTTCAAGAACCCTGTCTACATCGGTATGGCCGCCTACAAGGGGCAGCAGTACCCGGGCGAACACAGCGCCATCATCGATCAAGAGGTCTGGGATACGGTGCAAGAACTGCTCAAAGCGGGCGACAAGCATGTCAAGGGCGGGGCCGGGATGCGCGAGACCAAGGCGCCGTCCATGTTGCGCGGGTTGATCTTTTCCCCGGAAGGCCGCGCCTTCACGCCGGGCTGGACCAGCAAGGGGCCCAAGCAGTACCGCTACTACATAAACACCGACGCCACCAAGCTTGGTAAAGAAGCCTGCGAAGTCCGACGTGTGCCGGCTGGCGAAATCGAAGGGGTTGTGGTCGAGCAGTTGCGCGGCGTTTTGAGAGCGCCAGAAATCCTGGCCGAAGCGGTCCGGGAAGTCACCTTGTCTCGG is drawn from Limnohabitans sp. 103DPR2 and contains these coding sequences:
- a CDS encoding AlpA family phage regulatory protein, coding for MQEVTERVSLAPSTIYGLVQTGKFPAPFKITPGGRAAGWLLGDIEGWLISRTEKGGQHE
- a CDS encoding long-chain fatty acid--CoA ligase; the encoded protein is MPAHHAFWPKRLPHQLTAPQTSLWMNLQISALRFPSKEALVFMGQTWTYAQFMHQAESIASALRKIGVQKGDRVVLDMQNCPQLVITHFAILRLDAVVVPVNPMNRMEELKHYILDPDTKVAVTTADLASELAAASNALEKDQRLHHLLVTQFTDVFDPKGMGPDDLPNAWKDWLCTVHALPVLDGGQVHAWTEALQTAIDLGPVTAKPEDLAVLPYTSGTTGLPKGCMHTHGTIMHNAMASGIWAAGTPENKTLCVVPMFHITGMVSVMHSSIYIGATLVLMPRWDRDLAGRLISKWKITHWTNIPTMVIDLLGSPNMAQFDLSSLVNIGGGGAAMPEAVAQRLLDQFGLKYIEGYGLTETAAPSHTNPPDAPKKQCLGIPFMSVDARVVDPETLRELPQGESGEIVISGPQVFKGYWKRPEATASAFFERDGKSFFRSGDMGRIDEEGYFFMTDRLKRMINASGFKVWPAEVEALMFKHPAIQEACIISTKDAYRGESVKAVVVLRSTHKGQVSEQDIIDWCRETMAVYKVPRVVEFIDALPKSGSGKVMWRALQEAEMAKA
- a CDS encoding HGGxSTG domain-containing protein; the encoded protein is MTTAGGRIRCTQCQALAKSTQQQCRRPATSGKRVCKLHGGNSTGPKTLEGRQRCAEARLVHGQETARNRKNRSLASARLAVLEWAGHSLQIMHGPRTRGPKPVRMDEVELELQQAVCQILLRTYAKNYP
- a CDS encoding LLM class flavin-dependent oxidoreductase, which produces MKLSVLDQSVAMAGRGQDASIRQTLALAQAAERLGYARFWVSEHHAHPSIVGTAPEILMAAIATQTQRIRIGSAGVMLPHYASLKVAEQFRVLDALAPGRIDLGVGRAPGSDGKTAQLLNPDRYASENFPQQVMELQAWVKGQPLPVGHPGHGVFAYPQSATSPDIWMLGSSDYGAQLAAHLGLPYAFAWFITDGQGAEQALHMYRETFRPSASLDKPKATLCVWALAADTDEQAWHLFKSRARWRMDRNLGRIGPMLPPDQAERDYSPAEQMALDALKANALVGSAATVSNKLRALADRLALDELVVITWTHDPQAQLHSYALLAQEFNLKP
- a CDS encoding recombinase family protein, encoding MTAERRLICAIYTRKSTEEGLDQNFNSLDAQRDACENYIASQKSEGWLMARERYDDGGYSGGNMERPGLKKLLDDVRSGMVDIIVVYKIDRLSRSLADFAKLVEIFDEHKVTFVSVTQAFNTTTSMGRLTLNILLSFAQFERELAGERVRDKIAASRQRGIWMGGMPPLGYDVSDRKLIPNPQEAKIVREMFTRFAAMSSMATLVRDMRAKGVTSKSWTTAKGIERQGKLITKGYVYKVFKNPVYIGMAAYKGQQYPGEHSAIIDQEVWDTVQELLKAGDKHVKGGAGMRETKAPSMLRGLIFSPEGRAFTPGWTSKGPKQYRYYINTDATKLGKEACEVRRVPAGEIEGVVVEQLRGVLRAPEILAEAVREVTLSRPDISEADAIQTLQSIDQVWDNLFPAEQACIAKALIERITVRTDGIDIKWKSTGMTKLLRDTVMQQAYKEAA
- a CDS encoding tyrosine-type recombinase/integrase, which codes for MTAKQVESEKHDGYYADGACPGLNLQVAKGQSRITRSWVFRYTSPTTRKRRELGLGSTRVRSLADARKLANDYRLQVLNGQDPKDERDKQRAVAVAARAHRITFDEAVSKCLETKSLEWKNVKHGQQWINTLTTYASPLLGKQPVELITTDLVYKVLEPIWVTKTETATRVRQRIEVVLDWCKARGYFNGENPARLKGALGELLPKAQKIKKVEHHAAIHYTQVHEFVTALHAMSGTAPLALEFMLLTAARTGEAVGARWDEIDMAAKVWTVPAERMKAGREHRVPLCSRAVEILKTMQAAQQNDFVFPGHSIQKNPHLSTGAFLAVFNRLPKFKGYTPHGLRSCFRDWASERTQFHNETLELALAHTIKNKAEAAYRRQDQLEKRAKLMQQWQQHIETANQPPSIISLQTKKR
- a CDS encoding DUF2924 domain-containing protein — protein: MTEPVVARVAALKTASTAELKQMWRDLFHQDAPPFNRRFLETRLAYRIQELAYGGLKRETAKRLELLGEQLDGGKQEVRRRRLDNRPIAGTRLIREWQGTPCEVVVGVDHFDYQGRRYKSLSSIARAITGTNRNGWAFFGLSSARSTA
- a CDS encoding DNA polymerase; its protein translation is MKAIDRFPKGIYLIDFEFHPVDHREGNPPRPVCLAVREYITGRVWRYWGDELQVMKEAPFPCREGALTVAYFASAEMDCFIALSWELPLNLLDLYVEFRSRTNGQPTPYGAGLVGALTFYGFPTMESAQKDEMRLLVLSGGPWEAEDKKAIQDYCQSDVDAMRPLLRFLYSQIDWPRALHRGRYMKAVARMQSVGVPIDTEALRACIENWDVIKEKLIASIDSDYGVFDGQTFKASLWAAYLERNNIQWPRLDSGSLALDDETFRQQSKAFPQVAPIRELRSALSEMRLASLTVGCDGRNRCLLSPFASRTGRNQPSNSKFIFGPSVWMRSLIKPRPGFGVAYIDYAQQEFGIAAALSDDFAMQEAYRSGDPYLAFAKQAGAVPLHATKKTHASEREQFKACVLAVQYGMGAEALAQRIGQPVARARQLLELHRRTYPKFWRWSDATVDEAQLNGRLWTVFGWEIRPSHPFNPRSLRNFPMQANGAEMLRLACIFLTEAGIRVCAPVHDALMIESTLDVLDATVAEAQKLMAEASAAVLGGFELNSDVKIIRYPARFMDERGELMWNKVMGLIEHANTKPLAECQG
- a CDS encoding response regulator, with protein sequence MDSHPTPACCGTSKAAELLQLSVGTVQSLVDKNILNAWVTEGGHRRISLESIHNYQVQQQKLPALERLINDRLRVMVVDDDDVTRHMLQDTCLAVHTQIDCSAWASAIEALLQLPLFKPHILFLDLLMPQVDGWEMVRQVKLKEDYSNVQIFTYSALSPDELQERGGPPKDASFLPKPLDLGWLKGYLLGMMSPQTRV